Sequence from the Pseudoalteromonas espejiana DSM 9414 genome:
CATAGCTAAAAAGTGCAACCATTTACTTTAGAATTAGTACGGCAGCTGGTAGGATGAGTTCATAAAAATTATAAAGGAAAATACGTGGCAATCACTCAGCAATCACATTTTGTTCAATTAGCCGAACAGCAAACGTTGCATTTACGTCGTATTGCGAACGATGAGCAATCAGGTCCTGTGGTGTTTTTAATGCATGGCGCAGTAGAAAACGGCAAAATTTTTTATACTCACAGTAATAAAGGGTTAGCGCCTTTTTTAGCAGAGCAAGGCTATTGTTGTTATGTAGCAGACTTACGTGGACGCGGAGAAAGTAAACCGCTTATAACTCGCCATTCAAAATATGGCCAAACAGAAGCCATTGTAGAAGATATTCCTGCTTTTATTAATCATATTGAACAATTAGAAGGTAAAAAGCCTGATTATTGGGTTGCCCATTCTTGGGGCGGCGTATTAATGAATAGCGTATTTGCGCGCTTCCCTGAATATTTAAAAGACGTTAAAGCCTGTGCGTATTTTGGCTCAAAGCGTTCACTGTTTAATAACCATCCTAAAAAGTTACTGCAAGCGAATGTTATTTGGTATTTTATGGCGCCATTACTTGCTAAAAAACACGGGTTTTTAAATGCCAAAGGTTATAAATGGGGCAGCGATAACGAATCGCAAAAGTCGCACTATCAAAGTATGCAGTGGGCTAAAAAACGCCCGTGGGTTGATAGCGATGATGGTTTTGATTACGCAAGTGCGTTAGCTAAGCTGCATGTACCGCCTACGCTTCATGTTGCAGCAGTAAACGACAAAGCTCTCGCACAGCCTATTGATATTAAGAAGTTTATAGCGGAGTCTGGGCCAGGCAAACAAACCTTAAAAATTTACGGTAAACGCCATGGTCACCATGTTGATTATGATCATATCAATATGCTTACCCACCCAAGCGCCCGTGATGAGCAATTTAGCGATGTACTAACCTGGTTTAATGATCATAGTTAACCTGAACTCTGGTTAAGAGATTTACTAACGTATTGAGTCAAAAGTGATATTTATGCTTATTCTCTCTAGCCAGAGATTTCCAGTGAAAACAAGGCGAAATTACGCGTCAATAGCTAGCCTATTGCAAGTGAATTCAACGCAGTTAGCGCTGAAAATAACTGCTTGAGATAGATTTATTATCCAGAGTTCAGGTTAGTTAATTAAGGTGTTTCATCTAGGAGTTTTAAAAGTGGTGTTTTATAGCGCTGCCAATGCGCCACTGCAGATGTATTTACAGGTTGCCTAATAGCTTGTTTGCTTAGCGTTGTTACGGCTGACTTTCTGGTGTAAAACTGCAAACACTGTGGCTCAAACTGGCAATTTAAGAACGAAAATAACGCGTTTAGTTGCGCTTTAGGCTCAGTTACTAATTGCTCATAACTCATATTATAAATGGCGATATCTGGTATGCTCTGCCAATGAACCATTAGTTCGGTATAAAGTGTGTGGTAGTGCTTAAACTCTGTTAAATCACAAAAGTAAGGCTCATTTTGAGCAAAGTAATTACTAAATACCGAAAAAGCAGTGGCGTTAAAATCCCTACTTAAATTTATAAACTTAGCGTTTGGAAATAGTAAATAAATAAGCCCAATAGACTGATAATTACTCGGTAACTTATTAATAATATAAGGGCGAATTGGCTGTGCTGTTTTTAATGTTTCAACATAAATATTACGCGCTTTAGCTATTAAATCACTCGTAAGCAAGCTTAAACATTCAGGGTAGGGCGTGTGGGTTTGTTGCTCAATAAAAGCCACTACCTGGTTACTAATGCTTGAGTTTTCACCAAGTGTTGTAAACTGCGAATGATTTGCCAGCATTTGCTCAAGTAATGTTGAACCACTGCGCGGCATGCCTATTATAAATACGGGGGTTATAGCGCTTTTGAATGCGCGATCAGCACTTTTGATTAGTGCAGGCGTATTTTGCTCTAAAATACGTTTATAAAAAGGGTTCAGCTGTGCGGTATTAAAATCAGTGAGTTTTTTTTGTAACTTATTAGCAAGTACGTAGTAATTAAACGCTTGTTCTGTATCGTCTAATTTATCGTAGCTCTTACCTAATGCGTAGTAACACACCATTTTTAAACGCAAGTTATTGGTTTGTGTTAAAAAGTGATGCAAATTACTTACGTAGTTGTGCTCTTTATTAAAGCGACCTAGCAGCACCAACTCAAATAATATGTAAGCTGTAACTGGGTATAACCCCATGCTGAGTGCATGAGCAAACGTAGTGTGTGCTTTGTCGAGCTCACCGTAATTTAAATAATGCTGGGCTAAGTAGTAATGAGGCTCAGGGTTATGACTTGCTATGCTTTTGGCGTATTCAAGCACTTTTAGCGCATCGTTAGGAGAATTAACGCCATTAAATGCATCAGCAAGCGCGTGTAGTGGCTCTAACATATGCGGTAAAAGCCCACATGCCTTTTGCAATAAATAAACCGCTGCATCAAAGCGCTCTAACCTAAGAGCTATCCTGCCTAAGCCAAATAATGCTTCGCCACTTTGCGGGTTACTATTTAAAATTGCTTTAAAATGAAACTCGGCTTCTTTGAGTTTATTTTCTTGGAGTAATTGGTTGGCTTTTTTAATTAGCATGATGAGGCATTATTGTTTTTTTAATTAATATAAAATAAAAAAGGCGAAATGTCTTAACATTTCGCCTTGGTTTATCATGAAAAAATATTAGAAAGTATAGGTCGCTTTTGCGTAGTAAAAGCCGCCGTTGTAATCAAATGGGCCACTTTCGTAATAGATACCACCAACAACAGCCCTTGAACCATAGCTGCCATCTGCCGAAACCTCTTGCAGCTTTTCAGCTTCGGTATCAAACAGATTATTGGCACCTATAGAAAGGGTTACCGAATCTGTTGCAAAATAACTTACTTCTAAATCAAATGTTACGGCTGCATCAGCAGTTTTAGACCAACCATACGTATCGCCAATATCAGGCTCGTCAGCATGAGTCGCAAAGTATTCGCCAAAGTAATTAGCACGAACAAACATACTTACATTTTCCCAATCTTGGGCAACAGTTAAAGTGGCCCTATGCTCTGGAATACCTTTCTCTAGGCGCTTCACTTTAAAATCTGAGGTATAATTGCCTGCGTTTACTACTTCGGTTGTATTGTAGTTATACGCTAAACTGAACTTAGTTGAGCCCTCTAACAAGTCCATTGAGTAGTTTGCTACTACGTCTGCGCCTTGAGTTGTTGTGTCAAAGTCGTTTGCAAAAAAGGTAATTGATCCACCAAGCAATAGCTCAGGATTTGGGTATAATCCTTGTAATGAATCAACATCATCTTGAGTAATAAATAACTTATCTGTTTGAGCAATACGATCATCTACTTCGATATGATACAAGTCGACAGTTAAGAAGAAGTCTCCACTTTGATAAACCCCACCAACAGCAAAACTTTGTGATTCTTCTGGGTCTAATTCCACTCCACCTTTTTGTACTGAAACAGGATGAGTAGGCGAGTAAGTTGCGGATTGAATTAATTCACCATTTACCAGGGATGTTTGGGTATTCACTACATTCGCTTGACCTACAGTAGGAGCCCTAAACCCCGTTGAATGAGAAGCACGTAAAGATAGCTCATCAGTTACTGAGTACTGTGCTGTTAGTTTATAATTAACAGTATCACCAAAAGATGAAAAGTCTTCATAACGTAAAGCTCCACCTACTAAAAAGTCTTCTGTCAGATAGGCTTCAACATCTAAGTATGCAGCTTTACTTTGACGCTTATAAATACCCTGAGATTCAGGTGAAAAGCCTGCAAAACCATGCGAACCAACACTAAAGCCTTGAGTAGCAAGGACCCCTTGCTCCCAAGAGTTTTCCTCACCAGATACAATTTCAAAACTTTCTTGGCGCCATTCAGCACCAAAAGCTACATTCATTGGATCATCAAGACCTACATCGTAAAGTTTTGCAATATCGATATTTAGTGCTTTCTCTAGCTGAATATATGAACCTGCTTCAAAAGAATTATCTAATGGTTGATCTGCACCTAGAGAAGGGTTAACTGTGTTTACTAGTGTATAAGTAGATTTA
This genomic interval carries:
- a CDS encoding alpha/beta fold hydrolase, translated to MAITQQSHFVQLAEQQTLHLRRIANDEQSGPVVFLMHGAVENGKIFYTHSNKGLAPFLAEQGYCCYVADLRGRGESKPLITRHSKYGQTEAIVEDIPAFINHIEQLEGKKPDYWVAHSWGGVLMNSVFARFPEYLKDVKACAYFGSKRSLFNNHPKKLLQANVIWYFMAPLLAKKHGFLNAKGYKWGSDNESQKSHYQSMQWAKKRPWVDSDDGFDYASALAKLHVPPTLHVAAVNDKALAQPIDIKKFIAESGPGKQTLKIYGKRHGHHVDYDHINMLTHPSARDEQFSDVLTWFNDHS
- a CDS encoding tetratricopeptide repeat-containing sulfotransferase family protein, coding for MLIKKANQLLQENKLKEAEFHFKAILNSNPQSGEALFGLGRIALRLERFDAAVYLLQKACGLLPHMLEPLHALADAFNGVNSPNDALKVLEYAKSIASHNPEPHYYLAQHYLNYGELDKAHTTFAHALSMGLYPVTAYILFELVLLGRFNKEHNYVSNLHHFLTQTNNLRLKMVCYYALGKSYDKLDDTEQAFNYYVLANKLQKKLTDFNTAQLNPFYKRILEQNTPALIKSADRAFKSAITPVFIIGMPRSGSTLLEQMLANHSQFTTLGENSSISNQVVAFIEQQTHTPYPECLSLLTSDLIAKARNIYVETLKTAQPIRPYIINKLPSNYQSIGLIYLLFPNAKFINLSRDFNATAFSVFSNYFAQNEPYFCDLTEFKHYHTLYTELMVHWQSIPDIAIYNMSYEQLVTEPKAQLNALFSFLNCQFEPQCLQFYTRKSAVTTLSKQAIRQPVNTSAVAHWQRYKTPLLKLLDETP
- a CDS encoding TonB-dependent receptor plug domain-containing protein yields the protein MKLKSNALNQAIKFALATTTTAGLFMSGSVIAAEESETKVNKNVEKIAVVGSRAAPRSVADSPVPIDIVGGDELSKNGSTDMLDMLQAAVPSFNARQQPISDAASFVRPVNLRGLSSDSTLILLNGKRRHRASVIAFQGGGVNDGAQGPDISVIPSVALKQVEVLRDGAAAQYGSDAIAGVMNFVLKDASEGGSVSIRQGQYYEGDGDQTVVDGNIGLPFTDSGFANLSFQYKTADATSRTLQRPGATALIEAGNDSVATPAQVWGNPELEDDITLFANVGLDISDNSRFYMFGNYSDRTATGGYYYRNPQNRSGVYTDGNGDLLVGAMDGNADACPNIAITSANVLTQDDYINNVANNDNCWAFNELFPGGYTPQFTGEINDTSLTMGTEGEMTGSFLNEALYDISASVGRNKSTYTLVNTVNPSLGADQPLDNSFEAGSYIQLEKALNIDIAKLYDVGLDDPMNVAFGAEWRQESFEIVSGEENSWEQGVLATQGFSVGSHGFAGFSPESQGIYKRQSKAAYLDVEAYLTEDFLVGGALRYEDFSSFGDTVNYKLTAQYSVTDELSLRASHSTGFRAPTVGQANVVNTQTSLVNGELIQSATYSPTHPVSVQKGGVELDPEESQSFAVGGVYQSGDFFLTVDLYHIEVDDRIAQTDKLFITQDDVDSLQGLYPNPELLLGGSITFFANDFDTTTQGADVVANYSMDLLEGSTKFSLAYNYNTTEVVNAGNYTSDFKVKRLEKGIPEHRATLTVAQDWENVSMFVRANYFGEYFATHADEPDIGDTYGWSKTADAAVTFDLEVSYFATDSVTLSIGANNLFDTEAEKLQEVSADGSYGSRAVVGGIYYESGPFDYNGGFYYAKATYTF